From a single Hymenobacter sp. YIM 151500-1 genomic region:
- a CDS encoding RICIN domain-containing protein, translating to MSFSISSHLPRCGAWLSTAALGLALLPASLQAQTKAIPADQMLETIGIGTRFDWKHRDGQGAGAKLALENIGFRYVRVGIAGETNDPGAYRREWRDYARQKGLKLLLTCGGDTRQALTDQLAEWMEAPGVVWGVEGANETYDLNFGEFPNSFELQKFIYGLAQPKGLKVLTWTAAGAAATYLTWPNPDAYSTHANFHAYSWDTSSDNGKQIIPIWQDFSLKRDGHGDVGGLWAMDKWTGNASKPKAVTEWGFFYEPQGDTPIDSELSRAKYTLRNSFELLNAKVDKTFIYSLVDENDKFGIANGDGSLKQSGRALASLFALLRDPGHANDNTGSLNYTLTTASGIGTVDDRRHQTNEIHQTLLQKSNGHYILALWADKPSHIGQTGSEAATLKLNGLTASEVKIYLPLTNGTTAVQTLGAGTSTINLSGSIAIPDHPILIDITPSGTTSTPTPSGQLLANGVYTLTTKLVPSNGGASQRLDVAGGTDQNGQQVGVWDQNNLAPQNWYFEHAGGNVYTITAQVGAKNKQLDADNTGGIRKGSKVQLYGSGQRWLVESAGNGFFYLTPEAVMTQSPKLRLDVVDGKSTRGTYTNVQIWTPNDSDAQKWKIEPAGPANGIYNLTARHSGKRLDVASSSTADGAAVRQWRPNSSDAQRWQLTHVRDGYYTLTAQCSGKNLALDTNPQTNGGYSDLTTNGVQVFQFGNSTSDNRLWKVEATSDGYFKLTNKTSGKVLDVYGGPSATGDGAPVKSWAYLGGSNQQWKLDLSATATAAKTSTASLTAASPLAAASLTPTLDAYPNPSLDGKATLRLQATAAQRATVQVFNQQGQFVSLLTVPLQAGQTEFRLPASLSKGTYYLKTRIDGQAQSFTLKVE from the coding sequence ATGTCCTTTTCTATCTCTTCTCATTTACCCCGCTGCGGCGCGTGGCTGAGCACGGCGGCCCTTGGCCTGGCCTTGCTCCCGGCCAGCCTTCAGGCCCAAACGAAAGCTATACCCGCCGACCAGATGCTGGAAACCATCGGCATCGGCACGCGCTTCGACTGGAAGCACCGCGACGGCCAGGGAGCCGGTGCTAAGCTGGCCCTGGAAAACATCGGGTTCCGCTACGTGCGCGTTGGCATAGCCGGCGAAACCAACGACCCCGGTGCGTACCGCCGCGAATGGCGCGACTATGCCCGCCAAAAGGGCCTGAAGCTGCTGCTCACTTGCGGCGGCGATACTAGACAAGCCCTGACCGACCAGCTCGCCGAGTGGATGGAAGCGCCCGGCGTGGTGTGGGGCGTGGAAGGAGCCAACGAAACGTACGACCTGAATTTCGGCGAATTCCCCAACTCGTTTGAGCTGCAAAAGTTTATCTATGGCCTGGCCCAGCCCAAGGGGCTGAAGGTGCTCACGTGGACTGCTGCCGGCGCGGCGGCCACCTACCTGACCTGGCCTAACCCCGATGCGTACAGCACTCACGCCAATTTTCACGCCTACAGCTGGGACACCAGCTCCGACAACGGCAAGCAGATCATTCCGATCTGGCAGGACTTCTCCCTGAAGCGCGACGGGCACGGCGACGTGGGGGGCCTGTGGGCCATGGATAAGTGGACCGGCAACGCCAGCAAGCCCAAGGCCGTTACGGAGTGGGGCTTTTTCTACGAGCCGCAGGGTGATACGCCTATCGACAGTGAATTGTCGCGGGCTAAATACACGCTGCGCAATAGCTTCGAGCTGCTGAACGCTAAAGTAGATAAGACCTTCATTTACAGTCTGGTTGACGAAAACGACAAGTTTGGTATCGCCAACGGCGACGGCTCACTGAAGCAGTCGGGGCGGGCGCTGGCCAGTCTGTTTGCCTTGCTCCGGGACCCCGGCCACGCCAACGATAACACCGGCTCGCTGAATTATACCTTGACCACGGCCAGCGGCATTGGCACCGTGGACGACCGCCGCCACCAAACCAACGAGATTCACCAAACGCTGCTGCAAAAAAGCAACGGGCACTACATCCTAGCCTTGTGGGCCGACAAGCCCAGCCACATCGGCCAGACCGGCAGTGAGGCGGCCACGCTCAAGCTCAACGGCCTAACGGCCAGCGAGGTGAAAATTTACCTGCCCCTGACTAACGGCACCACCGCCGTGCAAACCCTGGGCGCGGGCACGAGCACCATCAACCTGTCGGGCAGTATTGCCATTCCTGACCACCCCATTCTGATTGACATTACGCCCAGCGGCACGACCAGCACCCCAACGCCCAGTGGCCAGCTACTGGCCAACGGCGTGTATACGCTCACTACCAAGCTGGTGCCCAGCAACGGCGGAGCCAGCCAGCGCCTGGACGTGGCCGGCGGCACCGACCAGAACGGCCAGCAGGTGGGCGTGTGGGACCAGAACAATCTGGCTCCGCAGAACTGGTACTTCGAGCACGCTGGGGGCAACGTGTATACCATCACGGCTCAGGTGGGTGCTAAAAACAAGCAGCTCGACGCCGACAACACCGGCGGCATCCGGAAAGGCTCAAAGGTGCAGCTCTATGGCTCGGGGCAGCGCTGGCTGGTGGAAAGCGCCGGCAATGGCTTCTTCTACCTCACGCCCGAAGCCGTAATGACCCAGAGCCCCAAGCTGCGCCTGGACGTGGTGGACGGCAAAAGCACGCGCGGCACCTATACCAACGTGCAGATCTGGACCCCCAACGACAGCGACGCCCAGAAGTGGAAGATTGAGCCTGCCGGACCGGCCAATGGCATCTACAACCTCACCGCCCGCCACTCGGGTAAGCGCCTGGACGTGGCCAGCTCCTCAACGGCTGATGGGGCAGCGGTGCGGCAGTGGAGACCCAACTCCAGCGACGCCCAGCGCTGGCAGCTCACCCACGTGCGCGACGGCTACTACACGCTGACGGCGCAGTGCTCGGGCAAGAACCTGGCCCTGGACACGAACCCGCAGACCAACGGAGGCTACTCGGACCTGACCACCAACGGCGTGCAGGTGTTTCAGTTCGGCAACAGCACCAGCGACAACCGCCTGTGGAAGGTGGAGGCAACCTCTGACGGCTACTTCAAGCTCACCAACAAAACGAGCGGCAAGGTGCTGGACGTGTACGGCGGGCCCAGTGCCACCGGTGACGGTGCTCCCGTCAAGTCGTGGGCGTACCTGGGCGGCAGCAACCAGCAGTGGAAGCTCGACCTTAGTGCCACCGCTACTGCGGCCAAAACCAGCACGGCCAGCCTGACGGCCGCCAGCCCCCTAGCCGCTGCGAGCCTGACGCCGACGCTCGACGCTTACCCCAACCCCAGCCTCGACGGCAAAGCCACGCTGCGCTTGCAGGCCACAGCAGCCCAGCGCGCCACGGTGCAGGTGTTCAACCAGCAGGGCCAGTTCGTGAGCCTGCTCACCGTGCCGCTGCAAGCCGGCCAGACCGAGTTCCGCTTGCCGGCGTCGCTGTCCAAGGGCACCTACTACCTGAAGACGCGCATCGACGGGCAGGCCCAAAGCTTCACCCTCAAGGTCGAGTAG
- a CDS encoding T9SS type A sorting domain-containing protein produces the protein MKTTSRMLALSLSSLLLSTVAWAQGSTSSVGSDGFLRVNGQKFFPVGYYSGPSLQAKDLPAATQAMHDAGFTWFYASGNDLASTQAFLEQAQTLGLKVSLAGAGYNNEANYSAILTAFKDYPAIFSWEVADDAGYIPIKSFPARIRRYHQLAKAADPNRLTFMTGLSGLLNNADSTRIYTGIADYAALQWYPLFYKPGRRGYTYQDRTSFDAIRRWCTAAQQQGKAGTIILQTYWKSDQADDPSYESPAGEQLRAQSYAALLAGAKGVTYYSYYDERSNGPIDVKQPALWRATADFAAKMKSTLAEVVLNGTQTLLAEQSNTAYVHAAYWTYNNERYLVVVNLNTNNVLDNGQRTVSFATGLAGTMTALFNDYPATLSKTAAGTVSGTMQPLEVQVYRITPAPTTTTFYRLKNRWQNTYLYDNGDRASYSATASGDTYLWAVEQADGFSQFRNKATGDYLHVQTGQDYVECTAANAGWWSKDWAVEDYAGHKMLRNRWQANQYVHVEQLRGYAQHTSISKGTWSSQWTLEAARTSTRSTDFVTTTPTSATGIAYISATLSAYPNPSPDGRATLRLTARQAQRAVVQVYNQQGQFVSLLTVPLREGQTEFRLPAMLLQGTYYLTTRIDGQPRQFTLKVE, from the coding sequence ATGAAAACGACTTCTCGCATGTTGGCTCTCAGCCTGAGTAGCCTGCTCCTGAGCACTGTCGCTTGGGCCCAGGGTTCTACCTCCAGCGTCGGCTCCGATGGGTTCCTGCGCGTCAACGGGCAGAAGTTTTTTCCCGTGGGCTATTATTCCGGACCGTCACTGCAGGCTAAGGACCTGCCTGCCGCCACGCAGGCCATGCACGATGCGGGCTTTACGTGGTTTTATGCTTCAGGCAACGACCTAGCAAGCACTCAGGCCTTTTTGGAACAGGCTCAAACCCTCGGTTTGAAGGTGTCTTTGGCCGGCGCCGGCTACAACAACGAGGCTAACTACTCAGCCATCCTCACTGCGTTCAAAGACTATCCAGCCATATTTTCCTGGGAAGTGGCCGACGACGCAGGCTACATTCCCATCAAGTCGTTTCCGGCCCGCATCCGCCGCTACCACCAACTGGCCAAGGCCGCCGATCCAAATCGCCTCACCTTTATGACGGGCCTCAGCGGGCTGCTGAACAACGCCGATTCTACGCGCATTTACACCGGCATTGCTGATTACGCTGCCTTGCAGTGGTACCCTCTCTTCTACAAACCTGGCCGACGTGGCTATACTTACCAGGACCGCACCAGTTTCGACGCTATACGCCGCTGGTGTACGGCCGCCCAGCAGCAAGGCAAAGCTGGCACCATTATTTTGCAAACCTACTGGAAGTCAGACCAAGCCGATGACCCTAGCTACGAATCGCCGGCTGGCGAACAGTTGCGGGCGCAGTCGTACGCGGCCCTGCTAGCGGGGGCCAAAGGCGTTACTTATTACTCGTACTACGACGAGCGCAGCAATGGTCCCATCGACGTTAAACAGCCAGCCTTGTGGCGGGCCACGGCGGATTTTGCCGCCAAAATGAAAAGCACGCTGGCCGAGGTGGTGCTCAACGGTACACAAACTCTCTTGGCTGAACAAAGCAATACAGCTTACGTGCACGCTGCCTACTGGACTTATAACAACGAGCGGTATTTGGTAGTGGTAAATCTGAACACCAACAACGTACTCGACAACGGTCAGCGTACCGTGAGCTTCGCCACGGGCCTGGCCGGCACGATGACCGCCTTGTTCAATGACTATCCGGCCACGCTCAGCAAAACGGCCGCTGGCACGGTAAGCGGCACCATGCAGCCGCTAGAGGTGCAAGTGTACCGCATCACGCCCGCCCCGACCACCACGACATTTTACCGCCTGAAGAACCGTTGGCAAAACACGTATCTCTACGACAACGGCGACCGGGCCTCGTACTCGGCTACGGCATCGGGCGACACCTACCTGTGGGCTGTAGAGCAAGCAGACGGCTTTTCGCAATTCAGAAACAAGGCGACCGGCGACTACCTGCACGTGCAGACCGGCCAGGACTATGTGGAGTGTACGGCGGCCAACGCAGGCTGGTGGAGCAAGGACTGGGCTGTGGAGGACTACGCCGGGCACAAGATGCTACGCAACCGCTGGCAGGCCAACCAGTACGTGCATGTCGAACAACTCCGCGGCTACGCCCAGCACACTAGCATCAGTAAGGGCACGTGGAGCTCCCAATGGACGCTGGAAGCCGCCAGGACCAGCACCCGCTCAACGGACTTCGTAACCACTACTCCGACTTCAGCCACTGGAATAGCCTACATCTCGGCGACCCTGAGCGCCTACCCTAACCCCAGCCCGGATGGGCGAGCCACCTTGCGCCTGACGGCCCGGCAGGCACAGCGGGCCGTGGTGCAGGTCTACAATCAGCAGGGGCAGTTCGTGAGCCTGCTGACTGTGCCCCTGCGGGAAGGGCAGACCGAGTTCCGCTTGCCGGCCATGTTGCTCCAAGGCACCTACTACCTCACAACCCGCATTGACGGACAACCACGACAGTTTACGCTCAAAGTCGAGTGA
- a CDS encoding RICIN domain-containing protein has product MKKNVLRASSFAFFRHWPPALLTGLFYFLLVAAASAQVKKPVKPADAFVESIGVGTHLERGQYADRKTTVVNLLKSTGIRYVRSDRDGNIADAKAIADGAGIKLLLLYGDDYYSGDSNKNAAAVAAQIEAAGGAKNVWGIEGANETDIRGDGRRERLLDHQKVLWDAAHPKGIKVLSWSYFGTIKFGEDPNIEDRIDYGNLHPYHKFWGHDGDKGYPPLSSYFKTLREDWNGGKGYIPSIRSGLVPTKPLVATEVGFSTGGLASNDQTGMSEGASARYYMRALLGSFNVGFVKTFMYELLNGDEEGDGSGCTECRYGLARQDGTLKPSGAAVKNLISILSDPGNAGISTTALDYSLSGSGVCFKEFSATGDNGYDGIENCVNHLVFQKANGNYYVVLWQEGRSWDWNELKDAFPARKSVTVNFGRSFSTVKTFEPLTGGYSSPTSTPSGSLSSLTVQVPDHPLIIELGGGGTTTPVTTTSRQINVGGAAVSPFAADAGISGGSTFSSTNTIATSGTTNAAPAAVYQSGRWGTFTATVAGLGAGTSQKVRLHFAETSFTLAGQRKFNVSINGSTVLKDLDVVAEAGANKALVKEFTATANSSGQVVISFGPASVDNAFVNGIEVLSNSTSGSVADGVYTLTARHSGKRLDVYGLALYDTARVVQWSAASGLNQQWKLTHVGNGYYTLIAQHSGKALDVASSSTANGAKVQQYHPNPTAAQRWKIEATSDGYYKLTNQASGKVLEVYGGTGATANKARVTQWSYVGGTNQQWKLDLVSSSTAAKTSATNLTTLAAPSEAATLDAYPNPSLDGKATLRLTSKQAQRATVQVFNQQGQFVSLLTVPLREGQTEFRLPASLPPGTYYLKTRLDGQPQQFTLKVE; this is encoded by the coding sequence ATGAAAAAAAACGTACTGCGAGCCTCGTCGTTTGCATTTTTCCGCCACTGGCCGCCGGCTTTACTGACCGGGCTGTTTTATTTTCTGCTGGTGGCGGCAGCTTCGGCCCAGGTAAAGAAGCCCGTGAAGCCTGCCGACGCATTTGTGGAATCCATTGGCGTAGGTACCCATCTGGAGCGCGGGCAGTATGCTGACCGCAAAACCACCGTGGTGAACCTGCTGAAGAGCACGGGCATCCGCTATGTGCGCTCGGACCGCGACGGCAACATTGCCGACGCCAAAGCCATTGCCGATGGGGCCGGCATCAAGCTGCTGCTGCTCTACGGGGATGACTACTACTCCGGCGACTCCAACAAGAACGCCGCGGCCGTGGCGGCCCAGATTGAGGCGGCCGGGGGTGCCAAGAACGTGTGGGGCATTGAAGGCGCCAACGAAACCGACATCAGGGGAGACGGCCGGCGCGAGCGGCTGCTCGACCACCAGAAAGTGCTCTGGGATGCGGCTCACCCCAAAGGCATCAAGGTGTTGTCGTGGTCGTATTTCGGCACTATCAAGTTCGGAGAGGACCCCAACATTGAGGACCGCATCGACTACGGCAACCTGCACCCCTACCACAAGTTCTGGGGCCACGACGGCGACAAAGGCTATCCGCCGCTGTCCAGCTACTTTAAAACGCTGCGCGAAGACTGGAACGGCGGCAAAGGCTACATTCCCTCCATCCGGAGCGGGCTGGTGCCCACCAAGCCCCTAGTAGCTACGGAAGTCGGCTTTTCGACGGGCGGCTTAGCCAGCAACGACCAGACCGGGATGAGCGAAGGTGCTTCGGCCCGCTACTACATGCGCGCCCTGCTGGGCTCGTTCAACGTGGGCTTCGTGAAGACCTTTATGTACGAGCTGCTCAACGGCGACGAGGAAGGTGACGGGTCGGGCTGCACGGAGTGCCGCTACGGCCTGGCCCGCCAAGATGGTACGCTGAAGCCTTCCGGGGCCGCCGTCAAAAACCTGATTTCCATTCTGAGCGACCCCGGCAACGCGGGCATCAGCACCACCGCCCTCGACTACTCGCTGAGCGGCTCCGGGGTGTGCTTCAAGGAATTCTCGGCTACCGGCGACAACGGCTACGACGGCATCGAGAACTGCGTCAACCACCTGGTTTTTCAGAAAGCTAATGGCAACTACTACGTAGTGCTGTGGCAGGAAGGCCGCAGCTGGGACTGGAACGAGTTGAAGGATGCTTTTCCGGCCCGCAAGAGCGTAACCGTGAACTTTGGCCGCTCTTTCAGCACGGTTAAGACGTTTGAGCCCCTGACCGGCGGTTACTCTTCGCCCACCAGCACCCCGTCGGGCAGCCTGTCGTCGCTGACCGTGCAGGTGCCCGACCACCCCTTGATTATTGAGCTGGGCGGCGGGGGTACTACCACGCCCGTCACCACCACGTCGCGGCAGATTAACGTGGGCGGAGCGGCCGTGTCGCCCTTCGCAGCCGATGCTGGCATCAGCGGAGGCAGCACGTTCAGCTCGACCAACACCATTGCCACCAGCGGGACAACCAACGCCGCTCCGGCCGCCGTGTACCAGAGCGGGCGGTGGGGTACGTTTACGGCTACCGTAGCGGGCCTGGGCGCCGGCACTTCGCAGAAAGTGCGGCTGCATTTCGCCGAAACCTCATTCACCCTGGCCGGCCAGCGCAAGTTCAACGTCAGCATCAACGGCAGCACCGTGCTGAAAGACCTGGATGTGGTGGCGGAAGCCGGTGCCAACAAAGCCCTGGTGAAAGAATTCACGGCCACGGCCAACAGCAGCGGGCAGGTGGTCATCAGCTTCGGCCCAGCTTCGGTGGACAATGCCTTTGTTAATGGCATCGAAGTACTAAGCAACTCGACTTCTGGCTCCGTGGCCGACGGGGTGTACACGCTCACGGCCCGGCACTCGGGCAAGCGCCTAGACGTGTACGGCCTGGCCCTCTACGACACGGCCCGCGTGGTGCAGTGGAGTGCGGCCAGCGGGCTCAACCAGCAGTGGAAGCTAACGCATGTAGGCAACGGATACTACACGCTGATTGCCCAGCATTCGGGCAAGGCCCTGGACGTAGCCAGCTCCAGCACGGCCAATGGGGCCAAGGTGCAGCAGTACCACCCCAATCCTACGGCTGCCCAGCGCTGGAAAATTGAAGCCACCTCTGACGGCTACTATAAGCTCACTAACCAAGCCAGCGGTAAAGTCCTGGAGGTGTACGGCGGCACCGGGGCCACAGCCAACAAGGCCCGCGTGACGCAGTGGAGCTACGTGGGCGGCACCAATCAGCAGTGGAAGCTGGACCTGGTGAGCAGCAGCACCGCAGCCAAAACCAGCGCCACCAACCTAACGACACTGGCTGCCCCGAGCGAAGCCGCCACGCTGGACGCCTACCCCAATCCCAGCCTGGACGGCAAAGCCACCCTGCGCCTGACGTCGAAGCAAGCCCAGCGGGCCACGGTGCAGGTGTTCAATCAGCAAGGCCAGTTTGTGAGCCTGCTCACGGTGCCCCTGCGTGAGGGACAAACCGAGTTCCGCCTGCCGGCCAGCTTGCCGCCGGGCACCTACTACCTCAAGACCCGCCTCGACGGCCAGCCCCAGCAGTTCACGCTCAAAGTCGAGTAG
- a CDS encoding DUF4832 domain-containing protein produces MKTLFPLLLLGSLVGTSLGAPPAQAQITTKTYTADNTNFPNPERGFAVSYDVAWPANTPWEFCSDITDPAAYTYTAWTRPLVDADLQRYRQQNMSVVMVRYHIAEFRYTSISPAFLDRLTQDFAAARRAGIKVIPRFVYNWPKGGPDAPVDKVLDHLEALRGVFSQNADVIASLEAGFIGCWGEWHNSKFNLLGSGGVNSNTRAIIEKIASVLPTSRMFAVRYPGHKAQYFGGSWSEPVAPVTAAEAFNGSIKSRMGAYDDCLVCGEFNWDTYSNNKAASDKIKAFLQEDNKYVAQGGEPGGMDNPSSQDLDGDGFSGSQYADCARVVPLLNRLHWSTMNWNYGERIGGNAISYTTWEKQGCLEEIQKWLGYRLRLTQAVLPTTMQAGGTLALSFDVHNDGFASPYNPRGLELIIRNKATLAHAAVIPLCDGRSKPANRAYDPRFWQSGTTTTVAMSTTLPASLPAGDYEVLVHLFDPLLYGRPEFSIRLANQNTWEAATGYNKLGHTLTVTAPSTAGLANGIYTLTARHSGRRLDVSGSSTADGAKVQQYWPNPSDAQRWQLTAVGQEGYYTLTAQCSGKKLALDTNSQTNGGFSDLTSNGVQVFQFGTDNADNRLWKVETTAEGFYTLTNKASGKCLDVAGGPGATSDGVRVLSWAYVGGTNQQWKLEASPSPAAAKITAVRTSNVPGSVTQAAAAATQSREATPLDAYPNPSLDGKATLRLVARQAQRATVQVYSEQGRLVSLLTVPLREGQTEFRLPASLPPGTYYLKTRLDGQAQSFTFKVE; encoded by the coding sequence ATGAAAACACTGTTTCCTCTGCTGCTGCTCGGTAGCTTGGTAGGTACGAGCCTAGGGGCGCCCCCGGCCCAGGCCCAAATCACCACCAAAACCTACACGGCCGACAACACCAACTTCCCTAATCCTGAACGCGGGTTCGCCGTCTCCTATGACGTTGCCTGGCCAGCCAATACCCCTTGGGAATTTTGCTCGGACATCACCGACCCGGCTGCTTACACCTACACGGCTTGGACTCGTCCCTTGGTGGATGCCGACCTCCAGCGGTACCGCCAGCAGAACATGAGTGTGGTAATGGTGCGTTACCATATTGCCGAGTTCCGCTATACATCTATTTCTCCCGCGTTCCTCGACCGGCTGACCCAGGATTTCGCCGCCGCCCGCCGGGCGGGCATCAAGGTGATTCCTCGCTTCGTCTACAACTGGCCCAAAGGCGGCCCCGATGCTCCTGTAGACAAGGTGCTTGACCATTTGGAAGCGTTGCGGGGAGTGTTCAGCCAGAACGCAGACGTCATTGCCTCGCTGGAAGCTGGCTTTATTGGCTGCTGGGGAGAGTGGCACAACTCCAAATTTAACTTGCTGGGCAGTGGAGGCGTCAACAGCAATACCCGGGCGATAATCGAAAAGATAGCTAGCGTTCTGCCCACCTCCAGAATGTTTGCCGTTCGGTATCCAGGTCATAAAGCACAATACTTTGGAGGCAGCTGGAGTGAGCCTGTGGCGCCGGTTACCGCTGCGGAAGCGTTCAATGGCAGCATAAAGTCGAGGATGGGTGCCTACGACGATTGTTTGGTGTGCGGCGAGTTCAACTGGGACACATACTCCAACAACAAAGCGGCGTCGGACAAGATCAAGGCCTTTCTGCAGGAAGACAACAAGTATGTGGCGCAGGGCGGCGAGCCGGGCGGGATGGACAATCCCTCCTCACAAGACTTAGACGGGGACGGCTTTTCGGGCAGTCAGTACGCAGATTGTGCCCGCGTCGTGCCGCTCCTCAACCGCCTGCACTGGAGCACGATGAACTGGAACTACGGCGAGCGGATAGGGGGCAACGCTATTTCGTATACCACCTGGGAAAAGCAAGGCTGCCTTGAGGAAATCCAAAAGTGGCTGGGCTACCGGTTGCGGCTTACCCAGGCCGTGTTGCCAACCACCATGCAGGCCGGCGGTACCCTGGCCCTGAGCTTCGACGTGCACAACGACGGTTTTGCCAGCCCTTACAATCCGCGCGGGTTGGAACTCATTATCCGCAACAAGGCCACACTAGCCCATGCGGCAGTAATTCCGCTGTGCGATGGGCGGAGCAAACCTGCTAACCGGGCGTACGACCCGCGCTTCTGGCAATCGGGCACGACCACCACGGTGGCCATGAGTACGACGCTGCCGGCCTCTTTGCCGGCCGGAGATTACGAGGTACTGGTCCATCTGTTTGACCCCCTTTTATACGGGCGCCCCGAATTCTCCATCCGCCTGGCCAACCAGAACACGTGGGAAGCCGCCACCGGCTACAACAAGCTGGGCCATACGCTCACGGTGACGGCGCCCAGCACAGCCGGGCTAGCCAACGGCATCTACACATTAACGGCTCGTCACTCGGGCCGGCGCCTGGACGTGTCGGGTTCCTCGACAGCGGACGGGGCCAAGGTGCAGCAATACTGGCCCAATCCCAGCGACGCTCAGCGCTGGCAGCTCACGGCCGTGGGCCAGGAGGGCTACTACACGCTCACGGCCCAGTGCTCGGGCAAAAAACTGGCCCTGGACACCAACTCGCAGACCAACGGCGGCTTCTCGGACCTGACCAGCAACGGGGTGCAGGTGTTCCAGTTCGGTACTGATAACGCGGACAACCGGTTGTGGAAAGTGGAAACCACGGCCGAGGGCTTCTACACGCTGACCAATAAGGCAAGTGGCAAGTGCCTGGACGTGGCCGGCGGGCCGGGGGCAACCAGCGACGGCGTACGGGTGCTGTCCTGGGCCTACGTGGGCGGCACCAACCAGCAGTGGAAGCTCGAAGCCAGCCCCAGCCCCGCCGCTGCCAAAATCACCGCGGTCCGCACGAGCAACGTCCCCGGCAGTGTGACGCAGGCTGCTGCCGCGGCTACTCAGTCCCGTGAAGCCACCCCGCTGGACGCCTACCCCAACCCCAGCCTGGACGGCAAAGCCACGCTGCGCCTGGTGGCCCGGCAAGCCCAGCGAGCCACGGTGCAGGTCTACTCCGAGCAAGGCCGGCTGGTGAGCCTGCTCACCGTGCCCCTGCGGGAAGGGCAGACCGAGTTCCGCTTGCCGGCCAGCTTGCCGCCGGGCACTTACTACCTCAAGACTCGCCTCGACGGGCAAGCTCAGAGCTTCACCTTCAAAGTCGAGTAG